AGCGCCTCATCACTCAAGATATCAAAATGATCATCACGACCCACCACAAGCGCCTTGCGATGTTGCTAGCTAAAAACCCCGAGGTTGAGCTGGTGGCGGCACTTTACGACGAGGCGGCCCAAAGGCCTAAATTTGAGTTTTTAAAAGGCACGATCGGCAAGTCTTACGCCTTTGAAACGGCGGCAAGATACGGCATATCTCAAAATTTAGTGGCTCAGGCAAAGAAAATTTATGGCGAAGATAAAGAGAATTTAAACGAGATCATAACAAAGACGCTAAATTTACAAACCAAGCTTGATGAGGGGATAAAAGAGGTCACGGCAAAAGAGGAGCGGCTGGAACACTTGCTTGAGGAGCAAAAAGAGCTAAAAGAGAGAAATGAGATCAAGCTAAATGCGACTATTTCGCGCCTTGAAAAAGAGTATTTTGAAGCGATAAATGCGGCAAAAGCTGTTATAAATTTCAAGGATATTAAAGACAAGCAAAGGGCGCTAAACGTGGCAAATGAGAAAAAAGCTGCCATCGTTAAGCCTAAAAAAACTGAGCGTGAGAGCCTAAAAGTAGGCGATAGAGTGAAATATGAAAATATAAAAGGCACGGTTTTAAGTATCTCTAAAAATGACGCGATGATCGAGTCAAATGGCATAAATTTACGCGTGCCACTCGAGCTTTTAAGAAAAAATGGCAACGAAGTGGTCACGCCTAAAAAAAGTAGCGTTAGCCTAAATGTCGATAAGCCAAAAACGGCGTCGTTATCGCTTGATCTGCACGGCATGAGAGCTGACGAGGCGATAGCAAAGCTTGATAAATTTATCTCAGATAGTCTTGTTATGGGATTTGATGAGGTTAGCGTATTTCACGGCATCGGCACTGGCAAGCTCGCCTTTGCTGTTAAAAATTTCTTAAAAGAGCATCCAAGCGTGAAAGAATTTCACGATGCACCGGCAAATCAAGGCGGATACGGTGCAAAGATCGTTAAGCTTTGAGCTAAATTTTTAATTAAAAAATGAAAGAAAATTTTTATTTAGCTTGGATATAATCCAGTAGAAAAATTTAAATTTAAGAAAGGAAGTTTAAACTTTATGCCAGGCGACGAATCGCAAAAAAAGCACTTTAGTATGGTTAAAACCGTCACTTTGGTCGTGGTTTTGCTTCTTGCTTTCTTTGTAACTGAAAATTTAACGATCTACTCGTATAAATACAACAACGCACTTTCTACAAACAACTTTGATCTCAAAAAAAAGACCCAGTATCTAACACATCAATATGTAAATTATCTTAAAAATATAAGTAAATTTAATATTATAGATTTTCAAAATTATATAACCGATAACGCTGTTGGCGATATCTTTTTGCTAAAAGAAAATGGCAAAAACGGCTTTAAGATAGAGGCCTCTTCAAACAAAAGCCTCGTAAATAAAGACTACGAAGACAAGAGCTGTGGCGATATCTACTCGCATGATTTTCAAAAGGATTATTTCTGGGCTGAAATTTTGCCAGAAAACAGCGCCAAAGTATGTATGTTTGTCGCCGTGAACGACTATATTTTAGGCTTTAAAGCGCATATCGATCAAAGGATAACTGGCACTAGCGACCCATTTTATTTTCAGTGGCTGATGAAAAACATGGCTGTCACTTTGATCTTAAGCTCGATTGGTCTATTTTTAGGGCTTGCGGTCTGTCTTTGGTTTGTATTTAAGTATCTAAACATCAAATTTGACTATCTAAAAGTAAAAGAAGAGAGCACTACTAAGATCGCCCAGCTACAAGAGAAGCTATATATCGATCCGATGACCGGGCTTTTTAACAAGGCAGCGCTCATAAAAGATGTGAGCGAGTATAAATATCCAAAAGTGATACTTATGGATATCGATGATTTTGGCAAGATGAACGACTACTACGGCAAATACGTGTGCGATCAGATCTTAAAACAAATGGCAAATCTCATCAAAGAATTTGCCAAAAATGAGAATATGAAGGCTTATTGTATCGAGGCGGACAGATTTGCTTTGGTTGAAGATAATAACGACTTTATCGACAGATACGAGGAGCTAGCTGAAAATTTACTAGATATCTTTAAAGGCAGGATGCTTAGCATAAAAGATGAAAATGGCGTAGAGGTCGATGATATAGAAATTCACAACACCATAGGCTTTGCGCTTGATAGCGATCAGACTTTAAGAAAGGCAACCATCGCGTTAAAATCAGCCAAATCACTCGATAAAGACTATGTTTGCTACTTTAAAGGGCTAAGTCAAAAAGATGAGTACGCAAATCAGATCGAGCGCTCAAAGCTTATCCAAAACGCTACGATAAACGACAACATCGTGCCGTATTTTCAACCGATATTTGACGAGAAAAAGATCCCTATAAAATATGAATGCTTGATAAGAATTTTAGACCGCGACGACGTCATCTCGCCAAGCGTATTTTTGGATATCTCAAAGCGTATCAAGCGTTATGCAGACCTTGAAAAACAGCTCATTAAAAAGTGCTTTGAGCACCTCACTGAAGATCCAAATTTGGTTCTTTCTATAAATTTAAGCAGCCGAGATATGATAGATGGCGACGTTAGCGCACTTGTTTTAAATTTGCTAAACAAGCACAATGTCGCTGGCAGGATAGTTTTTGAGATAGTCGAAGACGAGGAGCTAAAGAGTGCTGAGCGCGTCTCAGTCTTTGTTGAGCGTGCAAAGAGCATGGGCGCTATGATCGCGATAGACGACTTTGGCTCTGGTTACTCGAACTTTTCTTACATCATAAAGATCAAGCCAGACTACGTGAAGATCGATGGCTCTATCATCAAAGACATCGATATCAATAAAGACTCATACGCTATCGCAAGCGCGATCGTGGCATTTGCAAAGGATCTTGGCATAAAAACGATCGCAGAGTATGTTCATTCTAAAGAAATCTTTAACGTCTGTAAGGAGATAGGCATCGACGAATTCCAGGGATTTTACTTGGGAATTCCTTCTAAAAAGGCGTTTTAGTGGTAGTTAGCTTTTTAAAAGAGCTTTTAAAATTTCGTTCTATCACGCCAGATGATGCAGGCAGCTTAGAGTTTATCGCTAAATTTTTGCCTGATTTTGAGGCTAAATTTATAGAAAAAAATGGCACAAAAAATCTCATACTTTCTAAAATTTATGGAGATGGCGAGCATCTAGCTTTTGCAGGACACGTTGATGTCGTGCCACCAGGCGATGGCTGGGAGAGCGAGCCATTTACCCCGCTAGAAAAAGATGGCTACATCTACGCAAGGGGCGCGCAGGATATGAAAAGTGGCGTGGCTGCCTTTGTTTGTGCGTGCAAAGAGGCTAAATTTGATGGCAAGCTAAGCCTTATCTTAACAAGTGACGAAGAGGGCGATGGCACTTTTGGCACGCCTTTGGCACTTGAGTATCTGCGTGAGATAGGGGATTTGCCAAAATTTTGCGTCGTGGCTGAGCCAACTTGTGATAAGAAATTTGGTGATAGCATAAAGGTCGGCAGACGTGGCTCGATAAATGGTAAGATCGTGATAAAGGGCGTTCAAGGACACGTGGCATACCCAGAAAAATGCATAAATCCAGTAAATTTAATAGCTCCACTTTTAAGCAAGATAGCTGATCACGATATGGACGGAGGGAGCGAGTTTTTTAGCCCAAGCAAGATCGTGGTGACGGACATTCGTGGTGGCATGCAGGTTTGCAACGTCACGCCAAGCGAGCTTAGCATAATGTTTAACGTTAGAAACTCAAATTTAACCGATGTAAATGACGTTGAGAGCTATCTTAGAAGCGTTTTAGATGGGCTTAGTTACGAGCTTAGTATAAAGCAAAGCTCGAAGAGATTTTTAACGAACAAAGATAGCAAGATCGTAAGAAATTTAATGGCATCTGTTACAAAGATCACCGGCGTTACGCCACTTTTAAACACAAAAGGTGGCACGAGCGATGCTAGGCACTTTGCTGAATTTGGCGTAGATGCGATAGAATTTGGCGTCATAAACGACCGCATACACGCCAAAAACGAACGAGTTAGCATTGATGAAATAAATAAACTTTATGAAGTTTTTAAAGACCTGATAGAAAATTTTTACTAATCTCATTTGTTATTAAATAGTTAAATTTAAACGCCATCGCTGGTGTCTTTGTAGGACAAGTTTTTAAGAAAAATGGCTACCTTTTACCTGAAACCGAAACTGCTCCATTATATAGACCGCGCTTATTACCTCAACCACCGCTAAAATGGTGATCGTTATTATTAGAAGCGTCTGTTTGTCAGGATTTGAGTCTAGAAAGTAGCCAACTCCAAGCAAAACAGCACGTCAAACCCCAGCACTAAGCGGGGTATGTAGGCAAAATCTAAAAATATTCATCCTGGCAAGTCCAGCTGGCAGGCTGATATACTACGAATTTCTGGGATTAGGCGCGAGCTGAGGGTTGAAATTTCGCCTTGTTTATTAAAAGATGTCTTAAATTTACCTATCTTTTCGTGAGTTATACCTACAAATTTGCCGTATTTTAAGATGATCTCACGCCCAAAAAATAGCAAAGACACTGCAAATATTTACACCATCTACGTTGGATTTTTCACTAAAAAAGCTTAACTAAATTTGGCTGCTTTTGCAGTCAAATTTACTCATTCTTGATTTTTATCACCTCATCAAAAAGGTCAAAAAGCTCACTTTGGTGTGTGATCATCATCACGCTAAGCTCTTTAAAATCACTTCTTAAATTTGTCAAAATTTCAGTCGCTGAAGCAATGTCAAGCGCCGATGTTGCTTCGTCTAAAAATAAAAATTTTGGCTTTAAAAGATAAACTCTAGCAAAATTTAGTCTCTCTTTTTCACCACCACTCATTATCTTTGCGTAGTCTAACACTTCGTCTAAATTTTTAAATTTGCCTAGTCCAACTCTGTCTAAAATTTTGTAAATTTCACTATCAGCTAAAGCGTTTTCATTTGGGTACGAGATAAGCTCTTTGAGGCTTGATTTTGTTAAATAACTTTTTTGAGGCACAAACATCACACCATCTTTTGGCATCTTTATTTCGCCATCGCCGTATTGCCAAAGATTTGCTAAGTATCTAAAAGCCGTACTTTTGCCAGCTCCGCTCTTTGCATTTAGCACTAGCCATCTTCTAGGGCTTAAACTAAAGCTTAAATTTTTAAATAAAACTTCATCATTTGGAGTTTTTATCGTTAAATTTTTACAACTTATGGCATCGTCGTTTTTGTCAAAAACATTGCTTTCTTTTGTGCTGTTAAGTGCACTCACAAAAGTATATATACGCTCTACACTAGCGGCAAATTCCATGATATGTTTGTAGTAGTCCATAAACCACGCAAGACCGTCTTGAACTTTATAAAATGCTGTTCTTGCCTGCATCATGTCGCCAAAACTCATAGTGCCAGCTAGATAAAGCGGCAAGGAGGCAAAGATTGGTATTAGATTTGTCACCTTTAGGTAGCTAGCGCTAAAGCACTCTAGTCTAAATTCGGTGTTGATGATATCTTTGTAGTTTTTTACGATTTTTAAAAAGCTCTCTCTAAATCTTCCTTTTTCTCTCTTTGCTCCGCCCAAAAAGGCGGCAGCTTCAGCATTTTCTCTAAGGATTAGCAGGTTTGCTCTATAGTTTGCTTCAAGGTGCTGTTTATCAAAATTGAGGGGCTTTAGTTTTTTGCCGATGAGATGAGTTGTGAGCGAGCAAATGAGCGTGTAGATGATGGCGATATAGACTAAAAAGCCACTTATCTCAAAATGCATTTCACCAAAATCAACCTTTAAAATTTTAGAAGCTTGCCAAAGTATAAAGACAAAAGCTACTAAATTTGCGATGTTATAGACGAAGGACTTGACCAAATTTACGCTACTTTGAACAAACAATAGACTATCTTCAGCAATCCTTTGATCAGGGTTGTCGAAATTTGCATCTATAAGAGTAACCTTGTAAAAGTTAGAATTTTTAAGCCAAAGATCTTCTAGCTTTGAGCTTAGGCTCTCTCGCCAAGAAATGATGAGAAATTTCTTTAAGTAGCTGCCATAAACTATGAAAACTACGATAAATAGCGTGTATAGTAAAAATTCTCCTATAAGTGGCAAGATCAGGCTCTTGTTAAATGCGCTTAGTGCGTCGTAAAATCGTTTTTCCCACTCATTCATCAAGACTGCTATCTTTGTCACACCAAGGCTTGCAAATATCATCAAGGCAAGGATTATCCATGCTTTTAAAGCTTTTTTATCTAGCCAAAACCAAGCTGAAATTTCAAAAAACTGCCTTAAAATTTTCAAATTTTTCCTTTAAATTTAAAGTCCCAAAGCC
Above is a window of Campylobacter concisus DNA encoding:
- a CDS encoding EAL domain-containing protein — protein: MPGDESQKKHFSMVKTVTLVVVLLLAFFVTENLTIYSYKYNNALSTNNFDLKKKTQYLTHQYVNYLKNISKFNIIDFQNYITDNAVGDIFLLKENGKNGFKIEASSNKSLVNKDYEDKSCGDIYSHDFQKDYFWAEILPENSAKVCMFVAVNDYILGFKAHIDQRITGTSDPFYFQWLMKNMAVTLILSSIGLFLGLAVCLWFVFKYLNIKFDYLKVKEESTTKIAQLQEKLYIDPMTGLFNKAALIKDVSEYKYPKVILMDIDDFGKMNDYYGKYVCDQILKQMANLIKEFAKNENMKAYCIEADRFALVEDNNDFIDRYEELAENLLDIFKGRMLSIKDENGVEVDDIEIHNTIGFALDSDQTLRKATIALKSAKSLDKDYVCYFKGLSQKDEYANQIERSKLIQNATINDNIVPYFQPIFDEKKIPIKYECLIRILDRDDVISPSVFLDISKRIKRYADLEKQLIKKCFEHLTEDPNLVLSINLSSRDMIDGDVSALVLNLLNKHNVAGRIVFEIVEDEELKSAERVSVFVERAKSMGAMIAIDDFGSGYSNFSYIIKIKPDYVKIDGSIIKDIDINKDSYAIASAIVAFAKDLGIKTIAEYVHSKEIFNVCKEIGIDEFQGFYLGIPSKKAF
- the dapE gene encoding succinyl-diaminopimelate desuccinylase → MVVSFLKELLKFRSITPDDAGSLEFIAKFLPDFEAKFIEKNGTKNLILSKIYGDGEHLAFAGHVDVVPPGDGWESEPFTPLEKDGYIYARGAQDMKSGVAAFVCACKEAKFDGKLSLILTSDEEGDGTFGTPLALEYLREIGDLPKFCVVAEPTCDKKFGDSIKVGRRGSINGKIVIKGVQGHVAYPEKCINPVNLIAPLLSKIADHDMDGGSEFFSPSKIVVTDIRGGMQVCNVTPSELSIMFNVRNSNLTDVNDVESYLRSVLDGLSYELSIKQSSKRFLTNKDSKIVRNLMASVTKITGVTPLLNTKGGTSDARHFAEFGVDAIEFGVINDRIHAKNERVSIDEINKLYEVFKDLIENFY
- a CDS encoding ABC transporter ATP-binding protein/permease; this encodes MKILRQFFEISAWFWLDKKALKAWIILALMIFASLGVTKIAVLMNEWEKRFYDALSAFNKSLILPLIGEFLLYTLFIVVFIVYGSYLKKFLIISWRESLSSKLEDLWLKNSNFYKVTLIDANFDNPDQRIAEDSLLFVQSSVNLVKSFVYNIANLVAFVFILWQASKILKVDFGEMHFEISGFLVYIAIIYTLICSLTTHLIGKKLKPLNFDKQHLEANYRANLLILRENAEAAAFLGGAKREKGRFRESFLKIVKNYKDIINTEFRLECFSASYLKVTNLIPIFASLPLYLAGTMSFGDMMQARTAFYKVQDGLAWFMDYYKHIMEFAASVERIYTFVSALNSTKESNVFDKNDDAISCKNLTIKTPNDEVLFKNLSFSLSPRRWLVLNAKSGAGKSTAFRYLANLWQYGDGEIKMPKDGVMFVPQKSYLTKSSLKELISYPNENALADSEIYKILDRVGLGKFKNLDEVLDYAKIMSGGEKERLNFARVYLLKPKFLFLDEATSALDIASATEILTNLRSDFKELSVMMITHQSELFDLFDEVIKIKNE